From the Ilumatobacteraceae bacterium genome, the window CGACACGATCGCCGGGCTGGTCGCCGAGCGGATCCCGAACGGCGCCACGATCCAGACCGGCATCGGCGCGATCCCCAATGCGATCATGGCCGCGCTGCGCGATCACCGCGACCTCGGGGTGCACACCGAGCTGCTGTCCGATGGGGTCGTCGACCTGATCGAGCACGGCGTCGTGAACGGCGTCAAGAAGAACCTCAACCGGACCAAGACCGTCGGCACGTTCGCGCTGGGCACCGAACGGCTGCACGAGTTCCTCGCCGACAATCCGGCGGTCGAGCTGTGGCCCGTTCGGTACGTCAACAACCCCGCCATGATCGGCCGCGAGCGGGACTTCGTATCGATCAACGCCACGCTCTCCGTCGACTTCCTCGGACAGTGCGCGTCGGAGACGATCGACGGCAGCTACTACTCGTCGTCGGGCGGGCAGAACGACTTCGCCCGCGGGGCGATGAACTCGGAGGGCGGACAGGGTTTCGTCGTGCTCCACTCGACAACGAGTTCCGGTCGGAGCCGCATCGTGCCGCGCCTCGCCCCCGGAGACGTCGTCACCACACCCAAGAACACGGTCGACAAGGTGGTCACCGAGTTCGGGGTCGCCGAGCTCCGCGGCCACTCGATTCGCGAACGCACCAGGGCGCTGATCGAGATCGCCCATCCCGACCATCGGGCCGAACTCAGCGAGCAGGCCCATCGGATGAACTACCTCTGACACTCGGATCCCTCGCTCGGGACAGCGTCAGATCAGTACGGCACGCTCCACGTGAGGACTGCGCCCGCCCCGTCGCCCGGCGTCAGGGTGCACTCACCACCGAGCGCCGCAGCGCGAGCTTGCATGTTGATCAGTCCGTTGCCGCCGGTCGGCCGCCCGAGGTGCTCGGGAGGCCCGACGCCGTCGTCGACGACCCGCATGACGACGCGGTCACCGTCGACCGCGACGGTCACGTCGGCCTTGCCGGCGTCCGCATGCCGGGCCACGTTGCCGAGCGCTTCGCGCATCGACGCCACCATCTCGACGCTCATCTCGTCGCTGAGCACCGACTCGACCGGACCGTTGAGCCGAAGCGTCGGGGTGAATCCGAGCACCCGGTTCGCCTGCGCGACGACGTCGGCGAGGTCTTGCCCGAGCGCTCCCCGGTGCGCACTGTTGCCGAGCGTGAACACGATCGTGCGTACTTCGGTGATCACGCGGTCGATCTCGTCGATCACCGAATCGAGCCCGGCGCTGGTCGACGGATCGGCGCCGGCGCCGATCGCCTGCACCGTCAGCCCGGTCCCGTACAGCCGTTGCAGCACGACATCGTGCAGGTCGCGTCCGATCCGTTCACGCTCGTCGAGCAGGGCCAGCTGCTGTGTCGCCGCGACGAGACGTTTGGCGTCGCGTCGCCGTTCGGTGACGTCGCGGACGGTCGCGACCACGTAGGTGTCGTCGTCGTCGTCGAACGGGCTGAGCGCGATCTCGACCGGGACCTCGACGCCGTCGAGTCGCTCCAGCGACAGCTCGAGTCCGCTCCCCATCGGTCGGGTGGAGGGCGCCGAGAAGTACGAGTTCCGGAGTCGATGGTGGTGCCCCCGTACGCCGGACGGGACCAGGGCGTCGACGTTCGACCCGACCAATGTGCCGTCGCATCCCGCCAACGCACGAGCGGCCGCGTTGTCGTAGACGATCGTGCCGTCCTTCGAGACGACGAGCACGCCGTCGGGTGAGAACTCGACGGCGTGGGATGCCCACCGGCTGACGACATTCGGCACATCTGAAGACACGATCGAACGGTACCTCACGTCTCCTGGGCCGAAGGTCCCTTGCGCCGACACCTATCGAAGTGCTCGACTCGTGTGATGACCTCCCCGATCACCGTCTTCCTGATGGACGACCACGAAGTCGTCCGTCAGGGCGTTCGCGCCCTGCTCGAGTCGTCCGGCGAGATCGACGTGGTCGGCGAGGCCTCGAACGCCGGCGAAGCACTGGCGCGGATCCCGGCGGTGCAACCCGACGTCGCCGTGCTCGACGTTCGTGTGCCCGACGGGAACGGGATCGAGGTGTGCCGCGATGTCCGGAGCGCTCACGGCACGAAGTGTCTGATCCTCACCTCCTACAGCGACGACGAGGCCCTGTTCGAGGCGATCATGGCGGGGGCTTCGGGGTACGTGCTCAAGCAGGTACGCGGCTCGGAGTTGATCTCCGCGGTGAAGCGGGTGGCGGCGGGAGAGTCGCTGCTCGACCCGTCGGTCACCGGCAAGGTGCTGCAACGCCTCCGCGAACCGGCCCCGGTCGACGATCGGTTGCAGTCGCTGACACCTCAGGAGCGCCGGATCCTCCATCTGATCGCGGACGGCATGACCAATCGGCAGATCGCCGGCGAGATGTTCCTCGCCGAGAAGACGATCAAGAACTACGTGTCGAACCTCCTGTCGAAGCTGGGCATGCAGCGCCGGACCGAAGCGGCCGTGTTCGCGACCAAGCTCGAACTCTCCGGCCAGTCCATCGACCCCGAAGACTGACACCGCCGGCGCGACCTTCGTGCCGAGCAGTTCGATCGAGTGCTGCATCGCCTCGGTCTCGAGTGCGGCAGAACTCATCTTGAAAGTGAGACGCGAGATGCCACCGAGCACGTCGTCGGTGGCGAGGATCTCGTCGGCAACCGTCGGTGGGCTGCCGATCGGGAACGCACCGTGCAGGCTGCACATCGCGTCGACCTGCGCTCGCGATCCGGGCGCGAACCCTCGTTCTCGGCCGAAATCGGAGTCACCGATCGGGGTTGAGGATGTCACGCTCGAATCAGGGTTGAGTGGGTCTCGATGGTGGTACACCGGCACCGCACGCCGGAACCACCCGCGCGCATGACGACCGAGGAGCCCACCATGTGCAGAGTGCTCGCCTACACCGGGCCGGAAGTCTCGTGCGAGAGCTTGCTCCTGGCGCCGGAGAACAGTCTGATCAACCAGGCCTTGGATCCGGAGATGCATCCGCTCCTGCAGTTGGCGGGATGGGGTTTCGGCGCCTGGAGCGAACATCTGCTCAAGTCGGGGGAACCGTTGCGGTACCGGCGTCCGATGGCGGCGTTCTACGACGACAACGCCGAGGGCATCATTCCGAGCCTGCAGGCGAGCACGATGCTCGCCCACGTGCGAGCCGCCGCGTACGACGCCGGCACGGTGCTCGCCGACGAGAACTGCCATCCGTTCTCGTTCCGCGGGACACCCTTCATCATGGCGCAGAACGGATCGCTCCCCCAGTGGCAGTTGCTCCAGCGTGAACTGCTGGCGCATTGCAGGGACGAGCACCTCGAACAGATGCGAGGCACGACCGACACCGAGTTCCTGTACGTCCTGCTCCTCTCGCTCCTCGACGGAGACAGCGACGACGAGGTGCAACGCGGCTTCGAGGAGATGCTGCGCGTCGTCCGCGCCGCGATGCGGGAACTCGGGCTCGCCGCACTGACCAAGCTGAAGGTGGCGCTCGTCGCGCGGGATCGCATCATCGGGGTCAACTACGGCCTCGGCCACCAGGGTGAGGCCCACCCTGTCGGCGACTGGCGCGAGCTGCGCCACGCCGAGTCGGGCACCGACGACCACGCGCTGTCGATGCTCCTCGAACCGATGTACGTGATGACGGGACGGAACTTCGAGGAGTACGAGCAGTCCTACGACGTCGACGTGACACCGCCCGACGAGGCGACCTCGGCGATCTTCGCCTCCGAACCGCTGACCGAGGACACCGACGACTGGTCGGAGGTCGACTTCGGTCAGATGGTGGTGCTCGAACGCGTCGGCGGCGGCATCTCGAAACGGATCATCGACCTGGACACCTGAGATCCGACCCGGTCGGCCGCGCGCCGTCCGGCGATCAGCCGTTGGCGGTGGTCGGGTCGATCACCTTGCCGATCTCGGTCACGGTGGTCGCCGGGAACCCGCTGCGCTCCGCATGCTCCTCGATGTAGGCCACGCTGTCGGCGACGTACACGCAGACGGTCTTGTCGCTCGCGACGTAGCTGTGCTCCCACTGGATGCCCTTCCCCTCCGACTGCATGGCGCTGAGGACGCCATTCGATTGGGCCGCCGCCCCCTTCAGCGCTTCTCGGTCGGCGGAACCGATCTCGGGAATCGCACGCTCGATGAGGTACCGGTTCATGGTTGCTCCTTTGATGATGGGGACGCCAACACTAGTGCATTTGTGAAACTCCGAATACCTGCGAGTCGTCGGGCGGTGGGTGCGGTCAGCCCACCGGTGACACCCCTCGATGTTCCTCCGTCACACCACGATCCGTCGGCGACCGGGTGCTTCGTCGATCGGCGCGGCGTACTGCCGATAGATCTCGAAGTACGCAGGATCGAGGTCCGGCGAGACGTAGTCATGGACATAGTCGATCCAGTCCGCATCCCATTCGGGCGGAACCCGGCCGCGCACAGCGCCGAACGCCGGTTCGTCACGGTGACGCCAGATGATCGCACGCATCTCGCGGCTGATCGTCTCGCGAGCGTTTCGATACCCGAAGTCGGACGGATTCGCCTCCTGCGCGGCGACGAAACGGACCAACAACGTCTCCAGCAGTTCCTCGTCACAATGGTCGTCGTGGGCGATCCCGTGTTCCCGTTTCAGCAGCGCGACGTGGAGGTTCTTGTCAGACCGAGCGCCGGGCCGAACACTGGCTTGGCCGGAAGCCAGTTCGGGGTACCGCTCACAGAGAATCCGCTGCGTGATGTTGTACGGGAGCACGGAGCACGGAGCATGCATGTGGATGGTCGCTCCGAGTTCGCGGAACATCGCCGACCATTCGGCGAGCGCACGAGGCGATGCCATGTCGTAGTACTGCTGCCATGGAGTTTCGCGGTGCGCCTCACCGAGTCCACCTCCGAAATACAGGTGTCGGGGCACGTGCATCAGGCTCGGCATGATCCGGTCGGCGAGCATGCCCTCGGGCCGCGGAATCGAATGGGTGACCAACGCCATCGGCAGATCCGCCGGTGATGCTCCGGCCGTGACGAGTCGGGGCTCCGAACCCAGCTCGCGGGCCAACCCGAGGAGCAACCGGGAGTCCTTGCCACCGCCGAACGCGAGCACCGCTTCGTCACCGCCGGTCGACAGTTCCAGGTCGATCGACCGGGCGCGGACATCGATGTCGATGCCGAACTGCGCTGCCCGCCGAACATAGAAGTCCGCAACGACCTTCGAGACCGGGTAGTCGAAACGGATACGCGCTCGGTCGTGCTCGCGCTGGAAGAGCGGTCCGCCGTTCCGAGTGAGGTAGAGCAGCGGATACACGCTGTCCCAGACCGGATGGTGTCGTATCGCGAAGTTCGTCGCGACGAACCCGAAACGGATCTCGTGCGCTTCGGGCTCTCCGGGCTGAGCACCCGCCAGGCGGGAGCGCCACCGACGCACCGGGGAGACCGTGCAGCGAAACTCGTACCGTTCCGGCGTTCGAACCGGTTCACTCACGGCGATGTCGATCATTCGCGAGACGCTAAACGATCGACGGTCGCGACCCGGGTGAGTCCGCCACCGGTCAGCACGGCGACCGTGTCGGCACCTGCTCGCGGGGTGCGGCCCGGCCGACTCCGTCGCCGTAGAGTCGGCCGGGATGGACTCCCACGACTCCCCCACCGAGGCCCCGCACGGATCGATACTGGGCAACCGGGTCACCCGCACCGAAGACCCCGGTCTGCTCACCGGCTCACGGCGCTACGTGGGCGACCTCGAACTCGACCGCCCGCTCCACGCCGTGTTCGTGCGATCCGACATCGCTCACGGCACGATCAACTCGATCGACGTCGACGAGGCCCGGTCGATGCCCGGCGTCGTCGCCGTGTGGACCGCGACCGATCTCGACGTGGCCCCGCATCACGGTTTCGCGAAGATCGACGATGCGTTCGTCCGGCCCCCGCTCGCCACCGACAAGGTGCGGTTCGTCGGCGAGGCGTACGCGGTCGTGTTCGCCGAGACACAGCGGGCGGGCGTCGACGCGGCGCAGACCGTCTGGGCCGACATCGACCCGTTGCCCGCGGTCACCGACGCCGAACAAGCGCTCGCCGACGACGCCCCGGTGCTGTTCGAGGCGCACGGGTCCAACCTCGCGGTCGGCGACAGCCCCGATGCCCCGCTCGACCTCGATGCGATCTCCGACGTCGTCGTCCGCGGGCGCTACGTCAATCAGCGCGTCGCCGTGGCGCCGATGGAACCCCACGGCATCGCCGCGGCACCGGCGGCCGACGGTCGCATCACGGTCTGGACCTCGAACCAGTTCCCGCACTACGTCCGCGCCGGTATCGCCGGCGCCACCGGCATCCCCGGTGAGCGGCTCCACCTCGTGACGCCGCAGGTCGGCGGCGGTTTCGGCGGCAAGGCCGGGATGCAGCACGAGTACACCGTCGTCGTCGCCGCCGCCGATCGGCTGGCCCGCGCCGTGAGCTGGATCCCCAGCCGGAGCGAGGATCTGATGGCGAAGGATCACAGCCGCGGCCAGGTGCAGTACGCCGAGGTCGGGTGTCGACGTGACGGCACGTTCACCGGCCTCCGGGTCCGGCTCGTCGGGGACGGCGGCGCCTATCCAGGTATCGGCGCAGCGCTGCCCGGCGGCACCCGGCGCATGTCGCACGGCACCTATGACTTCCCGGCGATCGACTTCGACGTGGCGGTCGCCACCACCAACACGCCGCCGACCGGCGCCTATCGCGGGGCGGGCCGGCCGGAGGCCACGGCGCTGCTCGAACGGCTCGTCGACCAGGCGGCTCGCGAGCTCGACATCGACCCGATCGAACTCCGCGAACGGAACCTGCTCGCCGACGACGTGTTCCCGTTCACGACACTCACCGGCAACGTGTACGACAGCGGCGACTACCGACTCCCGCTCCGCACTGCCGCCGAGGCGATCGGTTACGACGCACTCCGAGGTGAGCAGGCGGATCGCCGGGAGCGCGGCGACACGGTCCAGATGGGCATCGGCGTGGCCTCGTACGTGGAGATCACCGCCGGCGGCGGCGCTTCGGAGTGGGGCAAGCTGGAGATCCACGACGACGGATCCGCCACGATGTACTGCGGAACCCTGTCGCACGGCCAGGGCCATCAAACCGCCTACGCGATGCTGGTCAACGCACAGACCGGCATCCCGGTCGACCGCATCACGCTGGTCGACGGCGACACCGACCTCGTGCCACAGGGTGGTGGCACCGGAGGCTCACGCTCGCTGCAACTCGGTGGCTCGGCCGTGAACGAGGCGACGACCGCCGTCGTCGAGCGGGCGAAGGAGCTCGCCGCTCACGTCCTCGAGGCGGACCCCGCCGACATCGTCGTCGACACGACGACCGGCACGGTGGGCGTCGCGGGGGTCCCCGCCAACGCGCTGACGTGGGCCGACCTCGCCACCAAGGCTGCCGAGACCGACGACGGGGCACTGGTCGCCGAGACCGTGTTCGAGGGCAAGGGCGCGTCGTTCCCGTTCGGTGCCCACATCGCCGTCGCCGAAGTCGACACCGAGACCGGCGAGGCCCGACTCGTCCGACACGTCGCCGTCGACGACTGCGGCACCATCATCAACCGGTTGCTCGTCGAGGGCCAGCAGCACGGCGGCATCGCCTCGGGCGTCGGTCAGGCGCTCTACGAAGAGGTGCGGTACGACGACGACGGCAACCCGATCACGTCGAACTTCGCCGACTACGCCCTACCCTCCGCGGCCGAGATGCCGAGCTTCGAGGTCCACTCGACCGTCACCCCGTCACCGAACAACCCGCTCGGGGCCAAGGGCATCGGCGAGGCATCGACGATCGGTTCGACCCCGGCCATCCAGAACGCGGTGATCGACGCCGTCGCGCACCTCGGGGTGCGCCACATCGACATGCCGTGCACCGCCGAACGAGTGTGGCGAGCCATCGAGGAGGCCCGAGCAGGATCGCACGAACCGTGGCGTAAGCCTCCGCCGGTCTTCGCGACGTTGCCGAAGGGCCTCGAGGCAGACGCCGACGCGGCCGAAGCCGCCGACGGCATCTGATCGGTCGCCGAGCGGCTCCCTGTTCAGTGCCGAGCGCGGCAGGCCCGGTCGGAGACCGGAAAGCCGACTGGCGGGCGCCAGGAGTCGGAGTCAACCGACACGCCTCGACATGAGCCCATCCCGCCGATCTGGCACCGGCCGGTGAACGGTGGATCGCTGAGCATCGCCGTCGCCTCGGCGAACGGTACGGCCGGACTCCACAGGAACCCCTGGCCGATATCGCAACCGGCGGCCATGAGGTGTTCGAGTTGCTCGGTGGTCTCGATTCCTTCGGCGGTCGTCTGGATCCCGAGAGCGTGCGCGAGGTCGATCACCATCTGCACGATGACCGAGCTCGCCGGTTCCGTCGCGAGGCTGGCGACGAAGCTGCGGTCGATCTTCAGGTAGTCCAGCGGGAACTGACTGATCCGGCTGAGTGACGAGTACCCCGTCCCGAAGTCGTCGATCGCGATGGCGACGCCGATCGCATCGAGACGGTTCAGAGCCTGCGAGGCCACGTCGGCGTCGATGAGCGCCGTCTCGGTGATCTCGAGGCACAGGTGTCGGGTCGGCACCTCCCACTTCTTCGCCAGTCGATCGACGGCGTCGGGGAAGTCGTGATCGAGCAGCTGCCGGGTCGAGATGTTCACCGCGACGGTCAGCCCGTCACCGAGACCGAGATCGAGCCAGGAGCGCATGGCCCGGCACGACTCGTCGAGCACCATGTGTCCGAGCCGGTGGATCAGACCACTCTCCTCGGCCATCGGCACGAATCCACTCGGAGGAATCAGGCCTCGCTGAGGATGGTTCCATCGCGTGAGCGCTTCGAAGAACGTCACCTTGCCGTCATGCAACGACACCTCGGGCTGGAAGTGGACCGTCAGTTCGTCGTCGTCGAGTGCCCGGACGAGCTCATCGATCATCGCTCGACGGTGACGCTTCCGTCGTCCGACCTCGTTGTCGAACACCTCGATGCGATTCTTTCCGACGTCCTTTGCCGCATACATGGCCAGGTCCGAACGACGCAGGAGTTCCTCGGCCAGTACCCCGGGACTCGACAGCGCGACCCCGGCGCTCGCAGACACCATCACGGTCTCGGCGCCGAGATCGATGGGCTGGGCGAGTGCGTTGAGGAGTCGCTGAGCGAACGCGATCCCGGAGTCCTCGTCATCGATGTCGGGGCAGTAGACGACAAACTCGTCTCCGCCGAAGCGTGCCGCCACGCACTCGGTCGACATGACCGTCCGAAGCCTGACGCCCACGGCCGCCAGCAGGGCGTCACCACCCGCGTGTCCGATGCGGTCGTTCACGGACTTGAAGTCGTCGAGGTCGATGAACACGACCCCGATCCGGCTGCCGGACCTTTCGGCTCCGGTCAGCGCGTGCTCGAAGAGGGGCACGAAGCGTTGCCGGTTGTACAGACCGGTCAGGGAGTCGTGCCCGGCCTGGAACGCGAGGTCCTCTTCCAGCTTGCGCCGATCGGCGATGTCGAACGAGATGCCGATCGTGCCGCGGAAACCGATCTCTTCGTCGTGGATGCGTTCGAGGATCAGCTGGACCGGCACCATGCGGCCGTCCTTGTGTTGCAGCTCGACGTCGCCCTCCCAACGTCCGCTCGTCTGGGCGGCGACTCGGATTGCCTCGATCGTCGCCGCCTCGATCGGCAGGAGATGTGCCTCACTGATCGCGCGCCCGACGATCTCCGCAGGGGTTCGGCCGAGTGTCGCCTCCGAACGGGGGCTGCAGTAGACGATCGTGCCGACGTCATCAGCGACGGTGACGACCGCCGGGAGCAGATCGAGCAGTCGATCACGCAGGCGGCTGACGATCAGTTGCGCACTCACGTTCGACACATCGGCGCCGGTGACCGAGATCGCGCCGACCGAGGGATCGTCGAACAGGTTCGCGATCGACAGCTCCAGCGTGTGGCGCAGCCCGTCTTCGTCGGCGAGTCGCACGGTCACCAGCTCCCGCGCTCCCGGGGTGGTGCTCACGCGCTGGTAGGCCGAAACCAGTGCCTCCCCCTCGACCGGGTCGAGGTAGGCGGCGGGATCGAGAACGATGGAGTCACCCGTGCGCAGACCGGTCATCCGCTGCATCGGCTCGGATGCCTCGAGGACGCGGTCCTGCTCGTCGACGAGCAGCAGCAGCGGCTCGGGACCGTTGAGTTCCTGCATGGAGCGGCTGGTCTGCTCGAACCGATCGGGTCCGGTGGGCTCTCCGTCGGTGACGTCAGCGTGGGCCATGATCGCTCGACCAGCCGCCGCGTGAGCGGCATCGGCCGCGAGCACAGCCCGATCCCGTGCCGAGTTCGTCGCGCCGATCACCGGAGCATCAGGCGTGGCCGGCGCCACCTGCCCGGTCAGCAGACGCTCACTGGACGAGCGGGCGGATGTGGCGGAATCATGCGGTTCACACAGACTTCATCGGCATTTTCGGGCCCGTTCTTGAGAGGGAGACGCCGGCGTCCGACCGCCGATTCCTGCTCGCGCCGGCCCGTGATCAGGCAGTGTCGATCGCACCGTCGACGGTGTCGTCGACCCGCCGGATCGTCGTCGATCGAGCAGAACGCACGTGATTGCATCGCTGTCCCTTCCAGGGCGCTGCGACAGATCGAGGCGGACGTCATCGACGCGATCGCCGTGCCGAAGTACCGAGCCGGTCAGCTCGATTCGACGGCACGGCACCACCGCACGGCTCGGACCCGACCTCAGCCTGTCGGCTCGGTGACGACCACCGCAGTCACCATGCCGAACATGCCTTCTTCCCGTTCGACGTGGGTGAGGATGTGGCAGTGCCAGACCCAGGTCCCGATGTCTTCGGCCTTGAACAGCACGGAGTAGCGCTCGCCGGCGGCGACGTTGATCGTGTCGGCCCAGTACGGGTGGTCGAGCGGGATGCCGTCCTTGGCGTAGACGAGCTGCGGCATCTGGTGCAGGTGCATCGGATGGTCGGTCAGCCCCTCGTTGTAATAGTGCACCGCCGCCCACTGACCCTGCTCGAGCACGAGCGGCTCGGTCGCCGGGAAGCTCTTGCCGTTGAGCGACAGACCGATCACACCGGCATCGTTGAGCACCATCGGCATGTCGATCGCCGGCTCGAGATCCATCGGGATCTCCACGCCGGAGATCGTCTCCCCGTACGGGAACGGACTGTCGCCGATGATGAACGACCCGAACATGCCGTTCGGCACCGAGATCTGACTGTGGAGATGGGCGTGGTACATCCCGATCGCCGGATCGTCGGCGACGAACTCGTACGTGTACGACGTCCCCGACGAGATCGGGTCCTGCGTGAACGGCGTCACACCGTCCTGGTCGTTCGGGGTGTGGATGCCGTGCCAGTGCACGTCGGTGCCCAACGGCGTCTCGTTGTTCACGATGATCTGCACCTTGTCGCCGAGGTCGACCCGGATCTGCGGCCCGGGAACCTGGCCGTTGTACGCCCAGGCGTCGACGACGTCGCCGGGTGCCCGCTCCCACGGGACGACGGCCGCGGTCAGTTCGAACTGCTTGGTGCCGTCCGGCAGCAGCACGAAGTCGAGCGGCTGGTTGCCGCGACCTTCGGTGTCGGCGGGGAACGCCAGCATCGAGTCGATCATCATCTGATCCATCGCGGCCGCGTCCATCTCGTCGCCGTGCCCACCGGCCGAGTCGCCGTCGTGTCCGCCGGCCGAGTCGCCACCGGCTCCTTCGGTGACCGTCAACTCGACGACCATTCCCGCCGATTCGTGCCCGGCGATGTCGCAGTAGAGCTCGTAGGTGCCCGGGGAGAGTGGGCCGAGGTCCAGTGTCTCGGTGTCGCCGACACTCAGGTTGCTCGTCCGCATGGACGAGCCGCGCATGACGACGTTGTGCTCCATGGTGCCGTCGTTGGAGACCACCAGGACGACGTTGCCGGCCGGTGCGGTGAAGTTGCCGTCGATCGCGAACTCGGTCAAGCTCACGTCGATCTGGGTCGTCGGAATCGCATCGGCGGAAGCGAATCCGCCGTCATCGTTCAACACCGCGGCGATCGCCACGGCTCCGATGATCGCCACGATCGCGAAGACGATGGCCGCCAACGCGATCACGACGAAGTTGCCGACCGGCGACTCTTTCGACTCGGGAGGTGCCGGCGGCTGCGGGGCGGGTTCGGTGACGGTCATGCTCGGTACTCGCGGATGGACATGCGCACCATCCAAGGCGAACCCGGTCGGCGTTCGGAGGGCCGAAAGTCCCGAACTCGACGCCGAGGGTCCCGACGCTCACCGCTTCGTCCGTCTAGCGGATCACGGCGACCGGAGCGTGGCTGTGCGCTGCCGTCTCGGCACTCGTCGAGCCGAGAAGAAGCTCGGAGAACCCTCCCCGTCCACGACGGCCGACCACGACCAGGTCGGTGTCACGAGACGCCTCGATCATGGCGAACCCACCCGTCCCCCTCGCGACGTCGGCGGTGATCGTCACACCATCGGGGATCGGGCCGACGGCAGCGACCACGCGGTCCGCCACCCGCTGAGCAGCCTCGTCCATCGCGGTGAGATCGGCCGACGCCGGGTGGTACATCCCGACCGCGAGCGGCGGAAGGTACCAGGCATGGACGGCACGCACCTCCTCGACGCCCGGCAGGTTCGCGGCCCACTGCAGGGCTCGAACCGACGG encodes:
- a CDS encoding multicopper oxidase domain-containing protein, with protein sequence MTVTEPAPQPPAPPESKESPVGNFVVIALAAIVFAIVAIIGAVAIAAVLNDDGGFASADAIPTTQIDVSLTEFAIDGNFTAPAGNVVLVVSNDGTMEHNVVMRGSSMRTSNLSVGDTETLDLGPLSPGTYELYCDIAGHESAGMVVELTVTEGAGGDSAGGHDGDSAGGHGDEMDAAAMDQMMIDSMLAFPADTEGRGNQPLDFVLLPDGTKQFELTAAVVPWERAPGDVVDAWAYNGQVPGPQIRVDLGDKVQIIVNNETPLGTDVHWHGIHTPNDQDGVTPFTQDPISSGTSYTYEFVADDPAIGMYHAHLHSQISVPNGMFGSFIIGDSPFPYGETISGVEIPMDLEPAIDMPMVLNDAGVIGLSLNGKSFPATEPLVLEQGQWAAVHYYNEGLTDHPMHLHQMPQLVYAKDGIPLDHPYWADTINVAAGERYSVLFKAEDIGTWVWHCHILTHVEREEGMFGMVTAVVVTEPTG